One window of the Rissa tridactyla isolate bRisTri1 chromosome 9, bRisTri1.patW.cur.20221130, whole genome shotgun sequence genome contains the following:
- the LOC128914792 gene encoding uncharacterized protein LOC128914792 has translation MTPPAATGSGRHRREPGESGREPGESWELPPGKGPRERRQQRRRGAVGRKTVRLEPVQAGTIHSTALTIVRNPVLPHTMLMCHPAELLGTNWMLLAGLLLPLQEAAEAMGPLERKTAAVGSSVLLPGPDNVTHIYSTRWERLNGTSSRTILQYYSRSHSPTIHPPYAGRAIFHPSNGSLLLEDVHESDSGIYKVTVNVGERESLQILLEVLKPVSRPQLWTSVLVARATGKVLCDVAEGRVDTVAWKKDGQPLPPDRGFRLSESLSVLYLRSAKKSDCGCYSCNASNGISWQETSLNITIAGLSPPLQDALRLAVVALVFAAISGWGLIFPVCQSEKLRIRGELWRWLSAYTCGLVCIASVLAGTAGILWMREEGPSIAIILPEIALTYVVVVNLVVSATVTFQPTKFTQLKSKTAQRTLGYAAPGGVVSVVLTTSVLIKNIHHRHEEGCTEFVDVTTLTVSTAAVSALPLLAIFLCYHTTQGWLKERDAGCVDKERAFEMSRCSSKDASSTQ, from the exons atGACGCCGCCCGCCGCGACAGGGAGCGGCCGGCACCGGAGAGAGCCGGGAGAGAGCGGGAGGGAGCCAGGagagagctgggagctgccaccCGGGAAAGGTCCGCGTGAGAGGAGGCAGCAAAGAAGGAGAGGAGCAGTTGGCAGGAAAACGGTGAGGCTGGAGCCAGTCCAGGCTGGGACCATCCACAGCACTGCCCTCACCATCGTCAGAAACCCAGTCCTTCCTCACACG ATGCTGATGTGTCATCCCGCGGAGCTGCTGGGGACCAACTGGATGCTCCTGGCAG ggctgctgctgcctttgcaaGAGGCTGCCGAGGCGATGGGACCCCTCGAGAGAAAAACCGCCGCTGTGGGATCCTCGGTGCTGCTTCCCGGGCCGGATAACGTCACACACATCTACTCCACGCGGTGGGAGCGCCTCAACGGCACCAGCTCCCGCACCATCCTGCAGTACTACAGCAGGTCCCACAGCCCAACCATCCACCCGCCCTACGCAGGACGAGCCATTTTCCACCCATCCAATGGATCTCTCTTGCTGGAGGACGTCCACGAAAGTGACAGTGGCATCTACAAAGTGACTGTCAAcgtgggagagagggagagccTGCAAATCTTGCTGGAAGTCCTCA AGCCCGTGTCTCGCCCTCAGCTGTGGACCAGTGTCCTCGTGGCCCGGGCCACCGGCAAGGTGCTCTGCGATGTGGCGGAGGGCAGGGTGGACACCGTCGCCTGGAAGAAAGAtgggcagccccttcccccagACAGAGGTTTCCGCCTCTCCGAGAGCCTCAGCGTTTTGTACCTGAGATCGGCGAAGAAGTCGGACTGCGGCTGCTACTCCTGCAACGCCAGCAATGGGATAAGCTGGCAAGAAACCTCCCTGAACATCACCATTGCAG GTCTCTCCCCTCCCTTGCAGGATGCGCTGAGGCTTGCGGTGGTTGCTCTGGTCTTTGCTGCCATCTCGGGATGGGGATTAATTTTTCCCGTCTGCCAGTCTGAAAAGCTAAGAATAA GGGGGGAGCTGTGGAGGTGGCTCAGCGCCTACACCTGCGGGCTGGTGTGCATCGCCTCCGTCCTGGCAGGCACCGCCGGGATCCTCTGGATGCGAGAGGAAG GCCCTTCTATTGCGATCATATTGCCAGAGATTGCCCTTACGTACGTGGTCGTGGTGAACCTCGTCGTCTCCGCCACTGTCACCTTCCAGCCTACAAAGTTCACCCAACTCAAAAGCAAAACAG CACAGCGCACCTTGGGCTACGCTGCTCCCGGAGGGGTGGTTTCGGTGGTGCTGACGACCAGCGTCCTCATAAAGAACATCCACCATCGCCACG AAGAAGGATGCACGGAGTTCGTGGATGTGACCACCCTGACGGTCAGCACGGCGGCCGTGTCGGCCCTCCCGCTCCTCGCCATCTTCCTCTGCT ATCACACGACTCAGGGGTGGCTGAAGGAACGTGACGCCGGCTGCGTGGACAAGGAGAG GGCCTTTGAGATGTCTCGGTGCAGCAGCAAGGATGCTTCCTCCACCCAGTAG